One genomic region from Leptolyngbyaceae cyanobacterium JSC-12 encodes:
- a CDS encoding putative oxygen-independent coproporphyrinogen III oxidase (IMG reference gene:2510096177~PFAM: Radical SAM superfamily; HemN C-terminal region~TIGRFAM: putative oxygen-independent coproporphyrinogen III oxidase), giving the protein MFSVRSAYIHIPFCRRHCYYCDFPVSIVGDKPPTGNNQRINGSNSGTIAHYVQVLCQEIRQSSTCGQSLVTVFFGGGTPSLLSVEQLNQILAILDHQFGIAAEAEISMEIDPATFDLEQVKGYKAAGVNRVSLGVQAFQPELLKLAGRSHTVEDIYTAVALVRQAGFTNISLDLISGLPYQTLEQWEESLERAIALSPTHLSCYDLILEAGTPFSRQYQPGNRPLPSDEMAAEMYRMAQQRLTTSGFDHYEISNYAKPGYQCQHNRTYWENRPFYGFGMGATSYLNGERFARPRKTWEYYEWVETQGKRQKGEGRKDRGEGRDIGEVGSQKQAGECESAPDVLDTVMLGLRLAEGLEIARLIELFGESAIVRLWKCLQPYLAQGLVAIAPAPQSDCILTSGKLKLTDPEGFLFSNVVLTAIFEEFE; this is encoded by the coding sequence ATGTTCTCTGTACGTTCTGCTTACATTCACATTCCGTTTTGTCGCAGACATTGTTACTATTGCGATTTTCCAGTATCGATAGTAGGGGATAAGCCACCAACAGGGAACAACCAGCGAATTAATGGCAGCAATTCGGGAACGATCGCCCATTATGTGCAAGTCCTGTGTCAGGAAATTCGACAGTCTTCCACATGTGGACAGTCTTTAGTCACGGTCTTCTTTGGAGGTGGGACTCCATCATTGCTTTCGGTGGAGCAACTCAACCAGATTTTGGCTATCCTCGATCACCAGTTTGGCATTGCGGCTGAGGCTGAAATTTCCATGGAAATTGACCCAGCAACGTTTGATTTAGAGCAAGTCAAAGGCTACAAAGCGGCAGGGGTGAATCGCGTCAGTTTAGGGGTGCAGGCGTTTCAACCAGAGTTGCTGAAATTAGCAGGACGATCACACACAGTTGAAGACATTTATACAGCGGTCGCATTAGTGCGACAGGCTGGATTTACGAACATAAGCCTGGATCTGATTTCGGGACTACCCTACCAAACATTGGAACAATGGGAAGAATCCCTGGAGCGCGCGATCGCCTTATCGCCAACTCATCTTTCTTGTTATGACCTGATCCTGGAAGCAGGCACTCCGTTCAGCCGTCAGTATCAGCCCGGTAATCGACCGTTGCCCTCAGACGAAATGGCAGCAGAAATGTACCGCATGGCTCAACAACGATTAACCACAAGCGGCTTTGACCATTACGAGATTTCCAACTATGCCAAACCGGGCTATCAGTGCCAGCACAATCGCACCTATTGGGAAAATCGTCCGTTTTATGGATTTGGCATGGGGGCAACGAGTTATCTGAATGGAGAGCGGTTTGCCCGTCCTCGCAAGACTTGGGAGTATTACGAGTGGGTCGAGACGCAGGGGAAAAGGCAAAAGGGAGAAGGGAGAAAAGATAGGGGAGAGGGTAGGGATATTGGAGAAGTTGGGAGTCAGAAGCAAGCAGGCGAGTGTGAGTCTGCGCCAGACGTGTTGGATACGGTAATGCTAGGGTTGCGCTTGGCTGAGGGACTAGAGATTGCTCGGTTGATTGAATTGTTTGGTGAGTCAGCGATCGTCCGGTTGTGGAAGTGCCTTCAGCCCTACTTGGCACAGGGGTTAGTTGCGATCGCCCCCGCACCGCAATCGGATTGCATCCTTACCTCAGGAAAACTGAAACTAACAGACCCAGAAGGTTTTTTGTTTTCCAACGTCGTATTAACCGCTATCTTCGAGGAATTTGAATAG
- a CDS encoding Thioredoxin (IMG reference gene:2510096179~PFAM: Thioredoxin) yields the protein MTGNSPDPIPPQDSISANMATRVRNFLIALVAIVLSAALFLGLKTETAPGLLSAMADESIPLEVALSNGKPTLMEFYANWCTSCQAMAPEMETLKQQYGEQVNFVMLNVDNSKWLPEILNYRVDGIPHFVFLDKAGNAIAQTIGEQPRTVMEANLVALSDGSPLPYIQFDGATSAFSAPVAPAKPSTIDPRSHSSQVAN from the coding sequence ATGACTGGGAATTCGCCAGACCCTATCCCTCCTCAAGACTCAATTTCAGCCAATATGGCAACCCGTGTTCGAAATTTCTTGATCGCGCTTGTGGCGATCGTGTTGAGTGCTGCCTTATTTTTGGGCTTAAAGACTGAAACTGCTCCAGGGCTGTTGTCTGCTATGGCAGATGAGTCCATTCCACTGGAAGTGGCTCTTAGTAATGGAAAACCTACGCTGATGGAGTTTTATGCCAACTGGTGCACGAGTTGTCAGGCGATGGCTCCAGAAATGGAAACGTTGAAACAACAATACGGGGAGCAGGTTAACTTCGTTATGTTAAATGTGGATAACAGCAAGTGGCTCCCCGAAATTTTGAACTATCGTGTTGATGGCATTCCTCATTTTGTTTTTTTAGACAAGGCTGGCAATGCGATCGCTCAAACCATTGGGGAACAACCCCGTACCGTGATGGAAGCGAATCTTGTTGCTCTGAGTGATGGTTCACCGTTGCCTTATATTCAATTTGACGGGGCAACCTCAGCATTTTCAGCACCTGTTGCTCCTGCCAAACCCAGCACAATCGATCCCCGCAGCCATAGCAGCCAAGTTGCCAATTAG
- a CDS encoding phosphoacceptor domain-containing protein, histidine kinase family (IMG reference gene:2510096180~PFAM: His Kinase A (phosphoacceptor) domain), whose protein sequence is MNNASLVWLIVGLGLGWTMNRLLRGASAGSPSVSSATVSADDQASLQAQLHHTKLAYQMAMQMSQFKGNFLARISHELRSPLNGLIGMHQLILADLCDSREEEREFIHQAHTSALKMVKVLDEVIDAAKVEHGTSQLNLQPTSLATVLYEVEELTHLQAQNRNLRLSVVVPESEMILLIDLRRLRQALVMLVDSAIAHLEEGAISLSTQATSAHCQIKITTPIAERVWLANLELPLPVGPTVDTHLDKSTLTHLARQPFPSPSFCFSLARSLVQTMEGQLEVNTDYSSNLTTIRCIVPLVPSEASVD, encoded by the coding sequence ATGAATAATGCAAGCCTGGTGTGGTTAATAGTTGGGCTGGGGCTGGGGTGGACAATGAACCGTCTCCTGCGTGGTGCTTCTGCGGGTTCACCAAGCGTGAGTTCAGCAACTGTGTCTGCGGATGATCAAGCTTCTTTGCAAGCGCAGCTCCACCACACCAAACTGGCATACCAAATGGCTATGCAGATGAGTCAGTTTAAGGGGAATTTCCTGGCACGAATATCTCATGAACTGCGATCGCCCCTCAATGGCTTAATCGGGATGCATCAGCTAATTTTGGCGGATTTGTGTGACAGTCGTGAGGAAGAGCGAGAGTTCATTCACCAGGCTCATACATCTGCTCTCAAGATGGTAAAGGTTCTGGATGAGGTGATTGATGCTGCCAAAGTGGAACATGGCACCAGCCAATTAAATCTTCAGCCCACGTCCTTAGCTACCGTTCTATACGAAGTGGAAGAATTAACCCATCTCCAAGCCCAAAACCGTAATCTTCGGCTATCTGTGGTTGTTCCTGAATCTGAAATGATTCTGCTCATAGATTTGCGGCGATTGCGGCAGGCTCTGGTGATGTTGGTAGATAGTGCGATCGCTCACCTGGAAGAAGGTGCCATTAGCTTATCTACTCAAGCCACCTCTGCCCATTGCCAGATTAAGATCACAACGCCCATCGCAGAAAGGGTCTGGCTTGCCAACTTAGAACTCCCCCTTCCCGTTGGGCCAACGGTTGATACTCACTTGGACAAAAGCACTCTGACGCATTTGGCAAGGCAGCCTTTCCCCTCACCTAGTTTTTGTTTTTCACTAGCGCGATCGCTGGTACAGACGATGGAGGGACAGTTAGAAGTCAACACTGACTACTCGTCAAACCTCACAACTATTCGTTGTATCGTTCCGCTTGTGCCGTCTGAAGCTTCGGTAGACTGA
- a CDS encoding putative translation factor (SUA5) (IMG reference gene:2510096181~PFAM: yrdC domain~TIGRFAM: Sua5/YciO/YrdC/YwlC family protein), with product MPQVSLKDLVEGVNSGDRLISFPTDTVPALASRPDRANLIFAAKQRSFDKPLILMAAAVEDLWEYVTGSAEERFAWEVMANRYLPGALTLVLPASDRVPPALNPNDPSTIGVRVPNHAIACAILTQTGPLATTSANRSGEPALQTMSEIEAQFPEVLTLAPTELAGLQSSLSAQSESTSGIPSTVIRWMGNGWKVLRQGAITLEDTV from the coding sequence ATGCCACAAGTTTCTTTGAAGGATTTAGTGGAGGGTGTCAATTCAGGCGATCGCCTGATCAGTTTTCCCACCGATACAGTCCCAGCATTAGCATCGCGCCCAGATCGCGCCAATCTAATTTTTGCAGCCAAGCAGCGCAGCTTTGACAAGCCTCTGATTCTGATGGCGGCAGCCGTAGAGGATTTGTGGGAGTACGTTACAGGGAGCGCTGAGGAGCGCTTTGCTTGGGAAGTAATGGCGAATCGCTATCTTCCAGGTGCATTAACGCTGGTATTGCCAGCCAGTGATCGCGTTCCCCCTGCGCTGAATCCCAATGATCCATCGACTATTGGGGTGAGGGTTCCCAACCATGCTATTGCCTGTGCCATTTTGACGCAAACAGGACCATTAGCCACCACTAGTGCTAATCGCTCTGGAGAACCTGCACTGCAAACCATGAGCGAAATTGAAGCCCAGTTTCCGGAGGTTTTGACCTTAGCTCCAACCGAGCTTGCAGGTTTGCAGTCCTCACTTTCAGCCCAATCAGAATCCACCTCTGGAATTCCTTCAACGGTTATCCGCTGGATGGGGAATGGCTGGAAAGTGTTGCGGCAAGGTGCAATTACCTTGGAGGACACAGTATGA
- a CDS encoding PAS domain S-box (IMG reference gene:2510096182~PFAM: Histidine kinase-, DNA gyrase B-, and HSP90-like ATPase; GAF domain; Response regulator receiver domain; His Kinase A (phosphoacceptor) domain; PAS fold~TIGRFAM: PAS domain S-box): MNLEQFDSLRQYCRDETAFQALKQRLLGMELASEQQNRQLQQQLAIVNQQLQAQQQQSNFQNSLLEQVCNAIIATDLNGNILYWNHYAEQLYQWKASEVLGKSIIALLSPEDRQRTAKQILSQALKARAWEGELLLQRKDSSRFWAEIKYTVLKNEHHCPVGFIGISFDITERKRFEAALQQAYDELEIRVAQRTEQLAKANADLQAEISDRKQAEAALQAAEAKYRSIFDNAIEGIFQTTLDGRYLSANAALANLYGYRSPEELITSITNIAEQLYVDPTKRIEFIQKVQAEGTVSGFEAQVYHRNGSILWVSENAHAVYDAAGRLLYFEGTVSDITARRKAQEDLRQSEEALARRERFLATLVDIQTWLLTHTYTEESLPSHVLKPLGRVAGASRVYLFENYRDAAGNLFMNRRAEWCEDCISPQIDNPLLQDLAYEDYFPGWAARLAQGETINCIVSQLGDRERQILEPQGILSIMLFPLIVNAEFWGFIGFDNCTEARLWDGLEVNLLGAAASSISMTLERQQTEVRLRQQVDREHLLGAISLRIRQSLDLNEILHRTVDEIRQFLQTDRVLIYRFEGQHGVLVAASAVPAWDIALEQGSHQIWYRDEKASYEHGEVYIVNDIEHQGLSANYLNFMQQIQVKAKLVVPIAQRVPSNLWEGQLPSANSNQSSNSTDGQDSFRDDSYLWGVLTVHQCSQVRQWQPFEIDLVQKLAVQVAIAIQQAQLFSQIQQQAQREQLLNQLSRTLNSSLDPDQILQEIVDCTGQEFKVDRAVIFVIDQEIRAHKEWRINEQVPSMLEVRAPIAEWSDLLDHNSSFNRGQVFYALNLADQADTPARQYLVNNLQLRSVLSIPLFVREQLFGALALHTTTCYRTFTNEEVQFLHQIAAQAAIALYNAQSYEYLEQLVKQRTQELEHEKLVSEAANRAKSEFLATMSHELRTPLNAILGLSQILQLQLFGNLTAKQLEYINHINNSGEHLLMLINDILDLAKVESGRETINPVLLAVPELCNNCLALVREQAIAQGLSLTSHIEPDATHCIADERRLKQMLLNLLSNAIKFTPSGGVQLIVSKQSQGIAFIVKDTGIGISPEKLPLLFQPFSQLDSQLSRRYEGTGLGLALTRKLARLHGGDVTVKSTLHQGSEFTLYLPDIPIEPPTVANPSLVHGTPSAQKPMPTERILIVEDDDFSATVLHDYLKAIGYEVAHLAEGTNFLQEVRQFRPNLILMDVQLSQAITGLDLLKQLRQQTDLEPIPVVMVTAMAMPGDREKFLQAGATDYLSKPLNIVQLESLLMKYL; the protein is encoded by the coding sequence ATGAACCTAGAGCAATTTGATAGTTTGCGTCAGTACTGTCGGGATGAGACAGCATTTCAAGCCCTTAAGCAGCGGCTGCTGGGTATGGAACTTGCATCTGAACAGCAAAATAGACAATTACAACAGCAACTTGCGATCGTCAACCAACAGTTACAAGCACAACAACAGCAGAGCAATTTTCAGAACTCGTTATTAGAGCAGGTTTGCAATGCCATTATTGCAACTGATTTGAATGGCAACATTCTTTATTGGAACCATTACGCCGAACAACTGTATCAGTGGAAAGCCTCTGAGGTCTTAGGTAAAAGCATCATCGCACTTCTTTCCCCAGAAGACAGGCAGCGAACTGCTAAGCAAATTTTGAGTCAGGCACTGAAAGCAAGAGCGTGGGAAGGCGAATTACTGTTACAACGCAAAGATAGCTCTCGCTTTTGGGCAGAAATCAAATACACTGTACTCAAAAATGAGCATCATTGCCCTGTTGGCTTTATTGGCATTTCCTTCGATATAACTGAGCGTAAACGGTTTGAAGCAGCACTGCAACAAGCTTATGATGAGTTAGAAATACGAGTTGCCCAACGAACAGAACAACTCGCAAAGGCCAACGCCGATCTGCAGGCAGAAATTAGCGATCGCAAACAAGCAGAAGCCGCACTTCAAGCCGCCGAAGCCAAATATCGCAGTATTTTTGACAATGCAATTGAAGGGATTTTTCAAACAACACTAGACGGGCGTTATCTAAGTGCCAATGCGGCCCTCGCCAACCTGTATGGGTACCGGTCTCCTGAAGAACTAATCACCAGCATTACTAATATTGCAGAGCAACTATATGTTGATCCAACCAAACGGATTGAGTTTATTCAAAAAGTGCAAGCAGAAGGGACGGTCTCAGGGTTTGAAGCACAAGTTTATCACCGCAACGGCAGCATTCTTTGGGTCTCTGAAAATGCTCACGCCGTATATGATGCCGCAGGACGCTTACTGTATTTTGAAGGTACCGTCTCCGACATTACAGCCCGGCGAAAAGCTCAAGAAGATCTGCGACAAAGTGAAGAAGCGCTTGCCCGGCGAGAGCGCTTTCTGGCAACCCTAGTAGATATTCAAACATGGTTGCTAACTCATACCTATACGGAAGAAAGTTTACCTTCTCATGTTCTCAAACCCCTGGGACGAGTGGCAGGTGCAAGCCGCGTTTATCTATTTGAGAATTATCGAGATGCGGCGGGCAATTTGTTCATGAACCGGCGAGCAGAGTGGTGTGAGGACTGTATTTCCCCCCAAATCGATAATCCATTGCTGCAAGATCTTGCTTATGAAGACTATTTTCCAGGGTGGGCAGCACGGCTTGCACAAGGTGAAACGATTAACTGTATTGTGTCTCAGCTTGGCGATCGCGAACGCCAGATCTTAGAACCTCAGGGAATTTTATCCATCATGCTGTTCCCGCTGATCGTCAATGCTGAATTTTGGGGCTTCATTGGGTTCGATAATTGCACCGAAGCACGCCTTTGGGATGGGTTAGAGGTGAATTTGTTAGGAGCCGCTGCTTCTTCGATTTCAATGACCTTAGAGCGGCAGCAAACTGAAGTGCGATTGCGCCAGCAGGTAGACCGCGAACACTTGCTGGGAGCCATTTCCCTGAGAATCCGCCAGTCCCTCGACCTGAACGAGATTCTACATCGCACTGTCGATGAAATTCGACAATTCCTGCAAACTGATCGCGTTCTCATTTATCGGTTTGAGGGGCAGCATGGGGTTCTGGTTGCAGCATCAGCAGTACCAGCATGGGATATTGCTCTGGAGCAAGGTTCACACCAAATCTGGTATCGCGACGAAAAAGCAAGCTATGAGCACGGGGAAGTATACATCGTCAATGATATTGAGCATCAGGGGCTTTCTGCTAATTACCTCAACTTCATGCAGCAGATTCAAGTGAAAGCTAAATTAGTCGTACCCATTGCTCAACGTGTTCCATCCAATCTGTGGGAAGGTCAACTGCCTAGTGCAAACTCAAATCAATCCTCAAATTCTACCGACGGTCAAGATAGCTTCAGAGACGATAGTTATTTGTGGGGAGTATTAACGGTTCACCAATGTAGTCAGGTACGGCAATGGCAACCATTTGAGATTGATTTGGTGCAAAAGCTGGCGGTTCAGGTAGCAATCGCGATTCAGCAAGCCCAACTCTTTAGCCAGATACAACAACAGGCGCAGCGTGAACAGTTACTCAATCAATTGAGCAGGACTCTGAACTCCAGCCTTGATCCAGACCAGATTTTGCAGGAAATTGTTGACTGTACTGGTCAAGAGTTTAAGGTTGATCGAGCTGTTATTTTTGTTATTGATCAGGAAATTCGTGCACATAAGGAATGGAGAATAAACGAGCAGGTTCCCTCCATGTTGGAGGTACGCGCTCCAATTGCAGAATGGTCGGATCTATTAGATCACAATTCTTCGTTTAATCGAGGGCAAGTCTTTTATGCTTTGAATCTCGCTGACCAGGCAGATACTCCTGCCCGCCAATATCTGGTCAACAACCTGCAACTCCGCTCAGTGTTGAGCATTCCGTTATTCGTTCGGGAGCAATTGTTTGGGGCACTGGCACTTCACACAACGACTTGCTACCGGACATTTACGAATGAGGAGGTGCAGTTTCTTCACCAGATTGCGGCTCAAGCGGCGATCGCCCTCTACAATGCCCAAAGCTATGAATATTTGGAACAACTGGTTAAACAGCGAACGCAGGAACTAGAGCATGAAAAGTTGGTTTCTGAAGCCGCAAACCGTGCCAAGAGCGAGTTTTTAGCGACCATGAGTCATGAACTGCGAACCCCACTGAATGCCATCTTGGGACTATCGCAGATTTTACAACTTCAACTGTTTGGGAATCTCACAGCGAAGCAACTGGAATACATCAACCATATCAACAACAGTGGTGAGCATCTGTTGATGCTGATTAATGACATTCTTGACCTTGCTAAGGTTGAGTCAGGGCGAGAAACCATTAATCCTGTGCTCTTAGCGGTGCCAGAGCTTTGTAACAATTGTTTAGCTCTCGTCCGCGAGCAAGCGATCGCTCAGGGTTTAAGCTTAACAAGCCACATCGAACCAGATGCGACGCACTGCATCGCAGATGAACGCCGCCTTAAGCAAATGCTCCTAAATTTGCTTTCCAATGCGATTAAATTTACGCCATCTGGTGGAGTGCAGTTGATCGTATCGAAGCAATCGCAGGGGATTGCATTTATCGTCAAAGATACCGGGATTGGCATTTCCCCGGAGAAGCTCCCTCTTCTATTTCAACCCTTTAGCCAACTTGATAGTCAACTGAGTCGGCGATATGAGGGAACTGGCTTAGGGCTTGCCCTGACACGAAAATTAGCCCGCCTGCACGGAGGAGACGTTACCGTCAAATCAACCCTGCATCAAGGCAGCGAATTTACCTTGTATTTGCCAGATATTCCCATAGAGCCTCCAACTGTTGCAAATCCATCGCTCGTTCATGGCACTCCTTCCGCGCAAAAACCAATGCCCACAGAGCGGATCTTGATTGTGGAAGATGACGACTTTAGTGCAACAGTCCTGCATGATTATCTCAAAGCAATAGGATATGAGGTTGCCCACCTTGCTGAGGGTACAAACTTTTTGCAAGAGGTGCGCCAGTTCAGACCCAACTTGATCTTAATGGATGTGCAGCTCTCTCAAGCTATCACAGGCTTGGATTTACTCAAACAACTGCGCCAGCAAACAGATTTAGAACCTATTCCCGTGGTGATGGTAACGGCAATGGCAATGCCTGGCGATCGCGAGAAGTTTCTCCAAGCTGGCGCAACAGATTATCTCAGTAAACCACTCAATATCGTGCAGCTTGAGTCCTTGCTCATGAAATATCTATAG
- a CDS encoding ferredoxin protochlorophyllide reductase subunit B (IMG reference gene:2510096183~PFAM: Proto-chlorophyllide reductase 57 kD subunit; Nitrogenase component 1 type Oxidoreductase~TIGRFAM: light-independent protochlorophyllide reductase, B subunit), with product MKLAYWMYAGPAHIGTLRIASSFKNVHAIMHAPLGDDYFNVMRSMLSRERDFTPVTASVVDRNVLARGSQEKVVENITRKDAEEHPDLIILTPTCTSSILQEDLQNFVERAQLEAKSDVLLADVNHYRVNELQAGDRTLHQIVQFYIEKARKKGELPTSKTAKPSVNIIGISTLGFHNNHDCTELKRLMTDLGIEVNAVIPEGASVHDLKRLPQAWFNLVPYRELGVMTAKYLEQEFAMPYVDITPMGVVETARCIRAIQTILTKNGTEVDYEKYINEQTLHVSQAAWFSRSIDCQNLTGKKAVVYGDCTHAAAITKILAREMGIHVVWAGTFCKYDADWFKAQVSEYCDQVIISEDHGAVGDAIAKAEPAAIFGTQMERHVGKRLDIPCGVISAPIHIQNFPIGYKPFLGYEGTNQIVDLIYNSFTLGMEDHLLEIFGGHDTKEVITKTISADSDMTWSKDGLAELNKIPGFVRGKVKRNTEKFARDRNIEVITAEVLYAAKEAVGA from the coding sequence ATGAAGTTGGCTTACTGGATGTATGCTGGACCTGCCCATATTGGCACCCTTCGCATTGCCAGCTCTTTCAAGAATGTTCATGCCATTATGCATGCCCCTCTGGGCGATGATTATTTCAACGTAATGCGCTCTATGCTGTCTCGCGAGCGAGACTTTACTCCAGTAACAGCAAGCGTGGTTGATCGAAATGTTCTAGCGCGGGGATCTCAAGAAAAAGTCGTAGAAAATATTACTCGCAAAGATGCTGAGGAACATCCCGACTTAATCATACTGACGCCCACCTGCACGTCCAGTATCTTGCAGGAAGATTTGCAGAACTTTGTGGAACGTGCCCAACTGGAAGCTAAAAGTGATGTGTTGCTAGCAGATGTGAACCATTACCGCGTGAATGAATTGCAGGCGGGCGATCGCACTCTGCACCAGATCGTCCAGTTCTATATTGAAAAAGCCCGCAAAAAAGGAGAATTACCCACGAGCAAAACCGCAAAACCCAGCGTCAACATCATTGGGATCTCGACGCTAGGTTTCCACAATAACCACGACTGCACTGAACTCAAACGCCTGATGACAGATTTGGGCATCGAAGTGAACGCGGTGATTCCTGAAGGGGCATCAGTGCATGATCTCAAACGTCTTCCTCAAGCCTGGTTTAACTTGGTTCCCTATCGAGAACTGGGAGTCATGACTGCGAAATATTTAGAGCAAGAATTTGCCATGCCCTACGTGGATATTACCCCCATGGGCGTGGTAGAAACGGCTCGCTGCATTCGCGCTATTCAAACTATCTTGACCAAGAATGGCACAGAGGTGGACTATGAAAAGTACATCAATGAGCAAACTCTACACGTTTCGCAAGCTGCCTGGTTCTCCCGTTCTATCGACTGCCAAAATTTGACGGGCAAAAAAGCTGTGGTGTATGGAGACTGTACCCACGCAGCCGCTATTACTAAAATCCTGGCGCGAGAAATGGGCATTCATGTCGTTTGGGCGGGCACTTTCTGTAAGTACGATGCAGACTGGTTCAAAGCACAGGTAAGTGAGTACTGTGATCAAGTGATCATCAGCGAGGATCATGGAGCAGTAGGAGATGCGATCGCAAAGGCTGAACCCGCGGCAATCTTCGGCACCCAAATGGAGCGGCATGTAGGCAAACGGTTGGATATTCCCTGCGGTGTAATCTCTGCCCCCATTCATATTCAAAATTTCCCTATTGGCTACAAACCCTTTTTGGGCTATGAGGGTACGAACCAGATTGTGGATTTGATTTACAACTCTTTCACCCTGGGTATGGAAGATCACTTACTGGAAATCTTTGGAGGGCATGACACGAAAGAGGTGATCACCAAGACGATTTCTGCCGACTCTGACATGACCTGGAGCAAGGACGGCTTGGCAGAACTTAATAAAATCCCTGGCTTTGTGCGAGGTAAGGTGAAACGCAATACCGAAAAATTTGCTCGCGATCGCAATATTGAGGTGATCACAGCAGAGGTTCTGTATGCCGCTAAAGAAGCCGTTGGCGCGTAA
- a CDS encoding amino acid transporter (IMG reference gene:2510096184~PFAM: Amino acid permease) has product MGLSTQPHLKRELGVFGATFMGLGSIVGTGIFVSIGIAAEVAGPAVILAIALGALVAMCNGLSSAQLAANHPVSGGSYEYGYEYLTPAFGFTAGWMFLMAKSASAATAALGFAGYLLNLLQIDAGWVVPVALLAVVTLTVVVLGGIRRSNLVNTIIVSVTLLALVGFVLACLPSAIATGTTNFTPFFPNSPASVLQASALMFVAYTGYGRIATMGEDARSPRQTIPRAMIICLMVTMMLYLAVAIVSIGAVGTDVLSEAAQPTRSAPLEEVMRQVTGAGGAVIVAIGAITAMLGVLLNLILGLSRVLLAMGRRRDMPRLFARLNQAQTTPYSSVIAVAGVITLLTLTGNVKTTWSFSAFSVLIYYAITNFASLRLSPESTLFPRWTAWIGLISCLFLAFWVEPGIWLTGIGLILAGLIWHWIRQRQLV; this is encoded by the coding sequence ATGGGACTATCCACCCAACCACACCTAAAACGAGAGCTTGGGGTGTTTGGCGCTACGTTTATGGGGCTTGGCTCGATTGTGGGCACTGGCATCTTCGTTAGCATTGGGATTGCCGCTGAGGTTGCGGGTCCGGCAGTGATTCTAGCGATCGCCCTGGGGGCATTAGTTGCCATGTGCAACGGGCTGAGTAGTGCCCAACTGGCTGCTAATCATCCTGTCAGCGGCGGCTCTTACGAATATGGGTATGAATATTTGACCCCAGCATTTGGTTTCACGGCAGGCTGGATGTTTCTGATGGCGAAATCGGCTTCTGCCGCAACTGCTGCACTGGGCTTTGCGGGTTACCTGTTGAATTTGCTTCAAATTGATGCAGGTTGGGTTGTTCCCGTTGCCTTGTTAGCAGTGGTGACATTAACGGTGGTCGTATTGGGTGGAATTCGGCGCTCGAATCTGGTAAACACCATAATTGTGAGTGTGACTTTATTGGCATTGGTAGGTTTCGTGCTGGCATGTTTGCCTTCTGCGATCGCTACTGGAACTACTAATTTCACGCCGTTTTTTCCAAACTCTCCTGCCAGCGTGCTGCAAGCTAGTGCCCTGATGTTTGTGGCGTATACAGGCTATGGACGCATTGCCACAATGGGAGAAGATGCGCGATCGCCCCGACAAACCATTCCTAGAGCCATGATTATTTGCTTGATGGTCACTATGATGCTGTATCTCGCTGTGGCAATCGTGAGCATTGGTGCGGTGGGAACCGATGTTTTAAGTGAGGCAGCGCAGCCAACCCGATCTGCTCCGTTAGAAGAAGTGATGCGTCAGGTAACGGGGGCTGGTGGAGCTGTCATCGTGGCGATCGGGGCAATTACTGCCATGCTGGGCGTGTTACTGAATTTGATTTTGGGATTATCTCGTGTGTTGCTGGCAATGGGCAGACGGCGAGACATGCCGAGACTTTTTGCCAGACTAAATCAGGCTCAAACAACTCCTTATTCGTCAGTTATTGCGGTTGCCGGAGTGATTACCCTGCTCACACTCACAGGGAACGTTAAAACAACCTGGTCATTCAGTGCATTCAGCGTTCTGATTTACTACGCCATCACCAATTTTGCATCTCTGCGGTTGTCACCAGAATCAACGTTGTTCCCCCGTTGGACTGCCTGGATAGGTTTAATTTCTTGTTTATTTCTAGCGTTTTGGGTAGAGCCAGGCATCTGGCTGACTGGTATTGGCTTAATTCTGGCAGGTTTGATTTGGCATTGGATAAGACAACGACAGCTTGTTTAA